From a region of the Dickeya poaceiphila genome:
- a CDS encoding amino acid ABC transporter permease, producing MMTAQSFQQWLTDWLLAPQYLQWLWQGFQVTLGIATATVVLATLTGLILAAGRDSRTRWLRWPVIAYCVLFRNTPLLVQLFFWYFGAAQLLPDGVMQWLNRSHDIPFIGLSVPSFEFLTGLFGLTLYSAAFIAEEVRAGIAGVARGQKYAAFALGLTGWQAMRYVVLPQALRIALPPLLGQYMNVVKNSSLAMAIGVAELSYASRQVETETLRTFQAFGVATVLYIAVIALLEAWGQWRQHRQPVRGH from the coding sequence TTCCAACAATGGCTGACCGACTGGCTGCTGGCACCTCAGTATCTGCAATGGCTGTGGCAGGGGTTTCAGGTCACACTGGGTATTGCTACTGCTACCGTGGTGCTGGCAACACTGACAGGACTCATACTGGCCGCTGGTCGAGACAGCCGTACGCGGTGGTTACGCTGGCCGGTGATCGCGTATTGCGTGTTGTTTCGTAATACCCCGCTGCTGGTGCAATTGTTTTTCTGGTATTTCGGCGCGGCACAATTGCTGCCAGATGGGGTGATGCAGTGGCTTAATCGCTCGCATGACATACCGTTTATCGGGCTGAGTGTGCCGTCGTTTGAGTTCCTGACCGGATTATTTGGCCTGACGCTGTATTCCGCTGCGTTTATCGCTGAAGAGGTTCGTGCGGGTATCGCTGGTGTGGCGCGTGGCCAGAAGTATGCTGCCTTTGCGTTGGGACTAACCGGCTGGCAGGCGATGCGCTATGTGGTACTGCCGCAGGCGTTGCGTATCGCGCTGCCGCCGTTACTGGGTCAGTATATGAACGTTGTCAAAAACTCATCGCTGGCGATGGCCATCGGCGTGGCGGAGCTGTCTTACGCCTCCCGGCAGGTGGAAACGGAAACGCTGCGCACCTTTCAGGCGTTTGGCGTTGCAACGGTGCTTTACATCGCGGTGATTGCCCTGCTGGAAGCGTGGGGGCAGTGGCGCCAGCATCGGCAGCCAGTCAGGGGGCATTGA
- a CDS encoding amino acid ABC transporter permease, which produces MDFSIILDNFSYLMWGTYPDGPLGGAALTLALSLMAGLISAILGTLLGVALAMLRGWAGGLLTVVLGFFRAIPVIMLIFWTYFLLPMVFGVDIPEITTVVCALALIASAYLAHGVKAGIMAIGLGQWQAGMSLGLGRWQTLWYIVLPQALRMMVPSFINQWISLIKDTSLAYIVGVGELTFLATQVNNRSMVYPTEVFLFIALIYFIFCLSLDLLAQGVSRRFHAGPQPTRRWLLGRRRATCVPESPLREVA; this is translated from the coding sequence ATGGATTTTTCAATCATTCTCGACAATTTTAGCTACCTGATGTGGGGCACCTATCCTGATGGCCCGTTGGGGGGCGCAGCGTTGACGTTGGCGCTCAGCCTGATGGCCGGGCTTATCTCGGCAATATTGGGAACATTGCTGGGGGTCGCGCTGGCGATGTTGCGCGGCTGGGCTGGCGGATTACTGACCGTGGTGCTGGGCTTTTTCCGGGCAATTCCGGTGATCATGCTGATTTTCTGGACTTACTTTCTTCTGCCTATGGTGTTTGGCGTCGATATTCCCGAAATCACGACGGTGGTGTGCGCGCTGGCGCTGATCGCGTCGGCTTATCTGGCGCATGGCGTAAAAGCGGGCATCATGGCGATAGGTCTGGGTCAGTGGCAGGCGGGGATGTCACTCGGATTAGGGCGCTGGCAAACACTGTGGTACATCGTACTGCCGCAGGCACTGCGCATGATGGTGCCATCGTTCATCAATCAGTGGATTTCCCTGATTAAAGACACATCGCTGGCTTACATTGTCGGTGTGGGCGAGCTGACGTTTCTGGCAACGCAGGTTAATAACCGCAGCATGGTCTATCCGACAGAAGTGTTTCTGTTCATCGCGTTGATCTATTTTATTTTTTGTCTGTCGCTGGATTTGCTGGCGCAGGGTGTCAGTCGGCGTTTTCACGCTGGGCCGCAACCCACCCGTCGTTGGCTATTGGGGCGACGACGGGCGACATGCGTACCAGAATCCCCGTTGCGAGAAGTCGCCTGA
- the yieH gene encoding 6-phosphogluconate phosphatase, whose product MFRIECIFFDCDGTLVDSEVICCQAYVNIFVPYGVQLPLNEVIKSFKGMKLYDIIERISERFGLTVSMEQMERHFRQEVARLFELSLQPIPGVKEVLVALQMPKAVVSNGPVSKMQHSLGLTGLLPFFGEHLYSGYDIGKWKPDPALLHYAAQQMGVMLENCILVEDSVSGTQAGIAAGIPVFYYCADEHNAPIHHPLVTMFHDMAQLPVLWQARGWTLTTAA is encoded by the coding sequence ATGTTCCGGATTGAATGCATATTTTTCGACTGTGACGGCACGCTGGTTGATAGCGAAGTCATCTGCTGCCAGGCTTACGTCAATATTTTTGTGCCTTACGGTGTGCAGTTGCCGCTCAATGAGGTGATCAAAAGCTTTAAAGGCATGAAGCTTTACGACATTATCGAGCGCATCAGCGAGCGTTTTGGCCTGACGGTGTCTATGGAGCAGATGGAGCGCCATTTTCGTCAGGAAGTGGCGCGGCTTTTCGAGCTGTCGCTACAGCCGATTCCTGGCGTAAAAGAGGTGTTGGTTGCGTTGCAGATGCCTAAAGCTGTGGTGTCTAACGGTCCGGTCAGCAAAATGCAGCATTCATTGGGGTTGACCGGTTTGCTGCCGTTCTTTGGCGAGCACCTGTATAGCGGCTACGATATCGGCAAATGGAAACCGGACCCGGCGTTGCTGCATTATGCCGCTCAGCAGATGGGCGTCATGCTGGAAAACTGCATTCTGGTGGAAGATTCCGTCTCTGGCACGCAGGCCGGGATTGCTGCCGGCATTCCGGTGTTCTACTACTGCGCCGACGAACATAATGCCCCAATCCACCACCCATTGGTGACGATGTTCCATGACATGGCGCAGCTACCGGTGTTGTGGCAGGCCCGCGGTTGGACGTTGACGACCGCCGCCTAA
- a CDS encoding NCS2 family permease, whose translation MDKSQSGSAAEQGLLDRVFKLKQHGTTARTETIAGFTTFLTMVYIVFVNPQILGAAGMDTKAVFVTTCLIAAFGSIFMGLLANLPVALAPAMGLNAFFAFVVVGTMGLPWQVAMGAIFWGSVGFLLLTVFQVRYWMIANIPLSLRLGIASGIGLFIAMIGLKNAGIIVPNPETLVSVGKLTSHSVLLGALGFFIIVVLASRNIHAAVLISIAVTTLLGTLLGDVKFSGVFAMPPSVSNVVGQVDLAGSLNLGLSGVIFSFMLVNLFDSSGTLIGVTDKAGLVDAQGKFPQMKQALYVDSISSVAGSFIGTSSVTAYIESSSGVSIGGRTGLTAVVVGLLFLLVMFLSPLAGMVPAYAAAGALIYVGVLMTASLARVNWDDLTESVPAFVTAVMMPFTFSITEGIALGFISYAVMKAATGRWRDISPCVIVVAVLFLLKIVFVDAH comes from the coding sequence ATGGATAAATCTCAGTCTGGTTCCGCTGCTGAGCAGGGGCTGCTGGATCGTGTGTTTAAACTGAAGCAGCACGGCACCACCGCTCGTACCGAAACCATTGCCGGGTTCACCACCTTCCTGACGATGGTGTATATCGTTTTCGTTAACCCGCAAATTCTGGGCGCAGCCGGAATGGACACCAAAGCGGTGTTTGTCACCACCTGTCTGATTGCCGCTTTTGGTAGTATTTTCATGGGGCTGTTGGCTAACCTGCCGGTGGCGCTGGCACCTGCGATGGGCCTGAACGCCTTTTTCGCTTTTGTGGTGGTGGGTACCATGGGCCTGCCGTGGCAGGTAGCAATGGGCGCTATTTTCTGGGGTTCGGTAGGATTCCTGCTGTTGACGGTATTCCAGGTTCGTTACTGGATGATCGCCAATATCCCGCTCAGTTTACGCTTAGGCATTGCCAGCGGTATTGGTCTGTTTATTGCCATGATCGGCCTGAAAAATGCCGGTATTATCGTACCGAATCCAGAAACGCTGGTATCAGTCGGCAAGCTGACCTCGCATAGTGTACTGCTGGGCGCGCTGGGCTTTTTCATCATCGTGGTGCTGGCATCGCGTAACATTCATGCGGCGGTACTGATCTCCATCGCGGTAACCACCTTGCTGGGTACGTTGCTGGGAGATGTAAAATTCTCTGGCGTATTCGCTATGCCGCCGAGCGTCAGTAATGTCGTAGGTCAGGTGGATCTGGCCGGGTCGCTGAATCTGGGCCTGTCCGGGGTAATATTCTCCTTCATGCTGGTAAACCTGTTTGACTCTTCCGGCACCCTGATTGGTGTGACCGACAAAGCCGGTCTGGTCGATGCTCAGGGTAAATTTCCACAGATGAAACAGGCACTGTATGTGGATAGCATCAGCTCGGTGGCGGGTTCATTCATCGGTACTTCATCCGTGACGGCCTACATCGAAAGTTCCTCTGGTGTTTCCATCGGTGGTCGTACCGGCCTGACGGCAGTAGTCGTAGGGCTTCTGTTCCTGCTGGTGATGTTTCTGTCGCCGCTGGCAGGGATGGTGCCGGCCTATGCAGCCGCGGGTGCGTTGATTTATGTTGGTGTGCTGATGACGGCCAGCCTGGCGCGCGTTAACTGGGATGACCTGACTGAATCCGTGCCGGCGTTCGTCACTGCCGTGATGATGCCGTTCACCTTCTCGATTACCGAAGGTATCGCACTGGGCTTCATTTCCTACGCGGTAATGAAAGCAGCGACGGGTCGCTGGCGCGACATCAGCCCGTGCGTAATCGTGGTGGCAGTGCTGTTCCTGTTAAAAATCGTGTTTGTGGACGCTCACTAA
- a CDS encoding 4'-phosphopantetheinyl transferase family protein, with protein MTCHFVRWASTEALPDLQRLSDDLITSTHSFSVKRRERYLKSRALLAEMMFYFFGYPVLPPLMVSPNGRPCFVDPHLPDFSLGYAGNTIAILLSEEGKVGMDVEIIRVWNREMPAHLQTQTHAEKAWIDAQLDPLEAATQLCTIRQSVLKIPGFNVGGPESLKLHPASGRLRSRHIPDVAVISDIDDYLAWACAHTPRLDRLVMWNYTSAYGMRKSGEIVQQQRQSRRYIKLSSHPTEQASSQYAM; from the coding sequence CGTTACCCGATCTGCAGCGGTTATCGGATGACCTGATTACATCTACACACAGTTTTTCTGTAAAGCGCCGTGAGCGTTATCTGAAGAGCCGTGCGCTGCTGGCAGAAATGATGTTTTATTTTTTTGGTTATCCGGTACTTCCGCCACTCATGGTTTCGCCAAACGGCAGGCCCTGCTTTGTTGATCCGCATCTGCCCGATTTCAGCCTTGGCTACGCAGGAAATACTATCGCAATCCTGCTTAGTGAAGAGGGTAAAGTGGGGATGGATGTGGAAATTATCCGTGTCTGGAATCGTGAAATGCCGGCGCATTTACAAACGCAGACCCATGCGGAAAAAGCCTGGATAGACGCCCAGCTCGACCCGCTGGAAGCGGCTACCCAGTTGTGTACCATTCGTCAGTCGGTACTGAAAATTCCGGGTTTTAATGTTGGCGGCCCGGAATCCCTAAAACTGCATCCGGCTTCAGGCCGTTTGCGGTCACGGCATATTCCGGATGTGGCGGTAATCAGCGATATTGATGATTACCTGGCCTGGGCGTGCGCCCATACCCCTCGCCTCGACCGACTGGTGATGTGGAATTACACCTCGGCCTACGGTATGCGAAAATCTGGCGAAATCGTCCAACAGCAGCGTCAATCGAGGCGCTATATCAAACTCAGCAGCCACCCGACGGAACAGGCTTCTTCGCAATATGCGATGTAG